The Neorhodopirellula lusitana genome segment GCGGCTGACCGGCAAACCGGGGCGGTATCTCGATCAACGCCTTGTTAATCAGCACCGGCACCGGGTTCAGATCACTGGCGTAGGCCCGCAGCCCCAGTCGCTGGGCCTCCAGCGGGATGCTGCCGCCGCCCGCAAACGGATCAAGCACCGGTGGGGCGTAATGCGCCAGAAAGTGGTTCACCTGCTCGGGCTTCAAACCCGGCATCTTGAACCGCACGTCATGGGCGGTGTACTCCGGCGGCGGATCGGGCAGGTATTTGGCTTGTTCTTCCGGCAGTTCGGGAGCATTCGCCACGAGCGGCGTGTCATCGGCTAGTTCCTTGTCCGCCACCTTATTGGCCGCGATACTGCGAGCGATCTCCAGCCGCGCCGCGTTAATCACCTTGGGGTTGTTGCTGTTCTCCCACAGGACGAGTTCTTCGATCAGGTCGAACAGTTTGGCCCGCTCCGTCGCAGCGACGTTCTCGTCGTGCCCATACATCGGATCGTCGTCCGGATCGTTGACGAGCGACGAAAACAACACCGCCCGGCAAGCCGCCAACGGTCGCCGAGCCCACCACAGGTGCAAGGTCGATGGATGACCGTGACGGATTGATTTTTCACGCGCAGACGCGGTGTTGATCGCCTCGAGAGGCAACGCAACTTCGATTAGCTTCTTGCGGTAGGTTGTTTGGGGCACTATCGGATTCCTCGTTGCGGGTCTTCCGCAAGCTTGAATGATTGTTGTTTTTCGGTTTGCCAGAGTGGGGAAGAGCGATCAAGGAAACCGAACAAGGTTCCATCTGGGAATATGCTGCCTGCGAATCCACCTGGGAGTAATTCTGTACTTTTCACTTTGGAAAAGTTTGCCCTTCTACTGACGTAACGTGATCTCTGCAACGCACTTCCCTTTGGTTCAGCGATCGCCTCTTCGATGGATCGGAGCACGTTGACCGCGATCCCGAAAATGGGAACAGCAAAAACTCCCATTTGAAACCAATTTCGTACGGTCTCCCACCCGCCATCAAAATCGGTTGTCAATCGCGAGAATGGATGCGTGAATAGACATGGGCAGAGAAACCGATTGATCGCGATTGCGAAGTCTTCTCCTTGGACGTCCAGTATTGCCAATTTGCGTTCCGATGGATCGACATCGTCCCGACTGCGCAGCGCCTGCCCGGTTTGCTGTAGCCCCATGCCAATCAACCAAGCACCGTAATTGCCTCTCCTGATATCGTCGGGCGTGTAAGACACCGACCATTCTGGATCGGCCTCTTTGCGGGGAGGCGGATCCGTAAACGCGATCAGCGTGGGATCTGTCGCGTTTGCTTCTTGGTAATAGCTGGAGATCGCATAGTTCTCGGTGGGAGATGGATTTAGGCAATGTGTCCAGGGAAGAACTTGCCCCAAAGCACCGGCGAGGTCCGACTTGTAGTCCGGTGAGTTTCCCGCCGTGACAATGTGGCCCTTCGCCTCCGCTAATCCGATGTTTCCAGTTGAAGGTTGCTCGAAGATAAAGTCGGGTTCGCGCGAGGGCAGCGTCGTTGTCGTGACACTTGGTGGGACCCGGACCGACTCGGTGTGTCCGGTGGGAAACATCTTCCGAGTCCAAAGTGACGGCAAGTGATCCCAGTAGATAAACCCTCTGTCGGCCATCAGCAACAGTGCCATTGCCTCTCCCAGGCGACTGGCGGCGGCTGTCCTCGCGGAGTCTTTGCGAAACCGAGATGCGTTCGGTTGCAAGAAAAGCCTTGGTCCTGACCAATCAAAAAGATCCTCATGCAATACACCAAAACAATACGCCCGCTGAACTGCTTGAGTTGTCGTGAAAGAGCGAGAGAGCTCGCTTTTTGCAGCGGCATGGTATAGCGAGTATTCGTCTATCGAAATCGATGTTTCCGTGTACCCCAATGATGAGCTTACTGCCGTCGGACTCGCTTTTCCGCATGTTCCACGAACTCGTGCGTTTTTCTTTTGGACCTTTCGTTTATCAAGCTCAAACGCTGGGATGCTGATTGAGACGAAAGCGGATGGGCTGAACGGAGGAATTGATAAAATGTTCATGTTGGCTGCCAAAGCAAATCGCAAGACTATGCAAGTTGTTTAACTTGGCGGGGCTCCCCGTTTCAGCATGTCCTTGATTTTGTAATCACTTCGTGTGACGCCGAAGTCGGGCTCTCGCATGAATGGTGAGCGAACGTAAAACGGCGGAAGTGCTGCGTCGTTCTCGATCTGCACAATGGCCAAGATATAGCTGTCACCCGAATTGACTCCGGTGACAATCTCGTTCCGTGTGACGGTGACCGTTTCGCCACCGAGCAAACGCCCCTTCACTTCGATGAATCGCAAACGTCCTGTTTGCCCGCAGGCGGATTCAATGTCGTACCCGCAATTGAGATGGCTAACGTCAGTCGGTGTATTTCCAAGATCGCGTTCCGCCTGCATCACGGCTTCCATCGCCAGCATCTCGCTGCGTTTCGTTTCACGAGCCGCGATTGAATTTGCTGAAGGATCTTTTCCTGCGAGTCGGTTGAGCAGATGGATTGGAACCACGAGGGCTCCACCGTGGGCAATCGGTGGCAGGGGCGATAGCTTACGCTCTTCCGCTAGTTCCTTTAAACGCTCTTGCAAACGGTCGCTCAGTCGGTCGGCCCGTGCCTGGGCATTCTGCGAATTCAGCTTGGGCTTCTTGCCTGCTTCTTCCTCAGCCTTCAGCTCCTGTGCTCGGTGGTCCCAATAAGCGATCTCCTGCGTTAGCCGTTTTTTGACGGCGTCGTTGGTCTTGTCAACCAGAGCTTCTCGTCTTCGTTTCAGCTCCTGGAAATGCCGAGGTACAAGGTTGCTGATCGCGAAACTGATCGCTTGTTTTTCCAGATCCGCATTGATCCAGGATTCATTGAGCAGCGGCTCTACCAAGTTAAAGTCTTCTTGGGTCGCGCCCCGCAGATCGAGATAGGGGGCGGCCCCAGCCATCTGGACATCACCATCTTTGTTGATCGAGACGAATTGCAATTGGCGGCTGACAATGCGACGACGGTTACTTCCTTTGATCGTACGCCCGTCTTGAATGGAGTTTTCGAGACAGAAAACCGCCCGGACATTTTCGTCCTTGGCGTTCTCGTCGATCAACACCGCTCCTTGCTTCAGGAGGTCCCGATAGCGTTCGAGGATGATGTCGATGACCGAATCGAGTAGAGGGTGCCCCGGGCAAATGAACGCCGCCTGCGGTTTGCCTTGAACGTTGATCAGCTCTTTTTTGAATGTCGCTCGTTGGTATTTTTTCAGTACTGTTTCACGAGTCCCGATGATCCGATCACGACTTCGCACGACGCCAGGGACGCGTGTGATCTCGTAGCGATCGGTTTCGCGTTCCCGCATCGCTCCGCCAAGCAATTCCAACGCTGATTGAAAGAACGTGGAGATGTAGTGCGGTTGCAACCTTCGTGCGTTCGCCCGTTCCATGTCATCGCGGATCTGGCGCACTCGGCTGGTATCCATGGTTTCGCCTGCGAGAGACTGGTTCTCGATCAGATCCTGCAGCCTTTCGTGGGCAACGGCTCCGTCCACCTTTTTGAACAATTGTGCTTTTACTTCGGGAAGGCTGTTGTACAGCATGGCGTCACGCAGCATCTCACGAAGCTGCTTTCCGTCGATCGCCTGCCCCAGCACGTCAAAGACAGCTCCCCCCAGGGCCTCTCGTTCAACGTCGAGCTTTTCGAGCAATCGCTGAAAAACCGCGCCTTCGCGGGTTTCACCGGCGACGAGGTTCCACAGGTGACAGACTTCGGTTTGTCCGATCCGGTGGATTCGCCCGAAACGCTGCTCCAGCCGATTGGGGTTCCAAGGGAGGTCATAGTTAACCATCAGGTGAGCGCACTGCAGGTTAATGCCTTCGCCAGCAGCGTCAGTCGCGACCAAAACTTTGGTGTCTTCGTCATGCGTAAACAACTCTTGCGCGTTGCGACGTTCTTCGCGAAGCATCCCGCCGCTGATGGTGACAACGGATTCTTCGCTGCCCAGTAGTTTGCGAATGCGTCGCGTCAGGTAGTTCAGTGTGTCGCGATGCTCGGTAAAGATGACGATTTTTCGGCGTGCACCTGTTTCGTCTTTCATGTGCTCTTCGTCACCAAGCAGCGACGAAAGCTCTTCCCATTTGCGATCATGCCCGCTGTCTCGAACCTGTTTCGCGAAAGCTTCGAGCTGACTCAGGCTATCGATTTCCAGCCGCAGTTCGGCGATCGTCTGCGCCGCGGTCGCCCCATCGACAATCCGTTGCTCCTGAGCTTCGTACTCGTCGCCCGGCGAATCTTCAAAATCCTCGATGTCGTCATCATCACTGAACGTTGGGAGGTCCCACGAATTGTCCAGTCTTGCGGCCCCACCGCGAGACAAAAGTTCTTCTTCGCGAACACGATTTTGCAGTCGCTCTCGACGACGACGTAGTGATTCATAGATCGCTTCAGGGGACGATGCCAGGCGTCGCTGCAGGATTGTCAGAGCAAACCCGACGGTGCCTTTTCGTCCGCCGTTTTCAAGTGCACTCGCACGATTGAATTCGTTGCGAACATAATCACTGACCGAACGATACAAGGCCGCCTCTTCACTACTGAGCGGATAGTCGATCGTGTGGGCAATTCGCTCGGGAAACAGCTTGGTCTCGTCAAATTTGTAGAGCTGTTCTTTCACCATTCGACGCATCATGTCGCTAGCGTCTACGGTGTGGACGCCCTGGCGAGACCTGCCTTCGAAGCGATCTCCATCGAGCAACGCCATGAACAGCTGAAAGTCCTCTTCCTTGCCATTGTGTGGCGTAGCAGACATCAGCAAAAAGTGACGAGTGTTCTTCGAAATCTCGCGACCGAGCTTGTATCGCTTTGTTTCTTTGACTTCTCCACCGAATACGGACGCCGACATT includes the following:
- a CDS encoding helicase-related protein is translated as MARLEKITKDAVVQGILSGAAVTIIDAKWHGSDVLQVTYRAADGTLGDELLYRDSEPSIEIVEGSRPWSFNGDGEMLRLVSEALRIRLAYLFDPVLAVHTSLVEPYPHQIAAVYEEMLTRQPLRFLLADDPGAGKTIMAGLLIKELIVRGDLRRCMIVAPGSLVEQWQDEMFEKFQVPFEVMTNDNFEAARTGNWFGENDLVVCRLDKLSRNEHVQEKLKAAEDYDLIIVDEAHKMSASVFGGEVKETKRYKLGREISKNTRHFLLMSATPHNGKEEDFQLFMALLDGDRFEGRSRQGVHTVDASDMMRRMVKEQLYKFDETKLFPERIAHTIDYPLSSEEAALYRSVSDYVRNEFNRASALENGGRKGTVGFALTILQRRLASSPEAIYESLRRRRERLQNRVREEELLSRGGAARLDNSWDLPTFSDDDDIEDFEDSPGDEYEAQEQRIVDGATAAQTIAELRLEIDSLSQLEAFAKQVRDSGHDRKWEELSSLLGDEEHMKDETGARRKIVIFTEHRDTLNYLTRRIRKLLGSEESVVTISGGMLREERRNAQELFTHDEDTKVLVATDAAGEGINLQCAHLMVNYDLPWNPNRLEQRFGRIHRIGQTEVCHLWNLVAGETREGAVFQRLLEKLDVEREALGGAVFDVLGQAIDGKQLREMLRDAMLYNSLPEVKAQLFKKVDGAVAHERLQDLIENQSLAGETMDTSRVRQIRDDMERANARRLQPHYISTFFQSALELLGGAMRERETDRYEITRVPGVVRSRDRIIGTRETVLKKYQRATFKKELINVQGKPQAAFICPGHPLLDSVIDIILERYRDLLKQGAVLIDENAKDENVRAVFCLENSIQDGRTIKGSNRRRIVSRQLQFVSINKDGDVQMAGAAPYLDLRGATQEDFNLVEPLLNESWINADLEKQAISFAISNLVPRHFQELKRRREALVDKTNDAVKKRLTQEIAYWDHRAQELKAEEEAGKKPKLNSQNAQARADRLSDRLQERLKELAEERKLSPLPPIAHGGALVVPIHLLNRLAGKDPSANSIAARETKRSEMLAMEAVMQAERDLGNTPTDVSHLNCGYDIESACGQTGRLRFIEVKGRLLGGETVTVTRNEIVTGVNSGDSYILAIVQIENDAALPPFYVRSPFMREPDFGVTRSDYKIKDMLKRGAPPS